In the Qipengyuania pelagi genome, one interval contains:
- a CDS encoding bifunctional phosphopantothenoylcysteine decarboxylase/phosphopantothenate synthase — MRAPRILLVIGGGIAAYKSCELVRLIRKAGGSVTCVLTEGGAQFVTPMALAALSENKVYTSLFDLKDEVEMGHIQLSREADLIVVCPATANMMAKMAAGIADDLATTLILATDKPVLAVPAMNVRMWEHAATQRNAEWLRQAGVMVVDPDEGPMACGEFGPGRLPEPPAIMQAIAAQLGWELEMPAPAAPAIASPGRGGEWLDESEDEAEAESSPVASRGGGLGSLLSAIIPRSTPRKSHEDLESELDALPDLDEAMPDDPFEFAAADPAPRVGPLLATKGKAAAAPPTDREAINHEVGAQRTPLPEPEPDPLDGQAEFDTDPDHRPLFGRHVLVTAGPTHEAIDPVRYIANRSSGKQGFAIAAMAAAAGARVTLVAGPVHLPTPLGVDRVDVESADEMAEAVRQALPADAAFMVAAVADWKARLPAGQKIKKSGSAPPPLELAENPDILAGLARSEQRPGLLIGFAAETQDVLDNAKAKRGRKGADWIVANDVADSGEGSVMGGDRNRVHILTDAGVETLEDMPKQDVARELVRRAARALEDAND, encoded by the coding sequence ATGAGGGCCCCGCGCATCCTGCTGGTGATCGGCGGCGGCATCGCAGCCTATAAATCGTGCGAACTGGTACGCCTGATCCGCAAGGCGGGCGGCAGCGTGACCTGCGTGCTGACCGAGGGCGGGGCGCAATTCGTCACGCCCATGGCGCTCGCCGCGCTGAGCGAGAACAAGGTCTATACTTCCCTCTTCGATCTCAAGGACGAGGTCGAGATGGGCCATATCCAATTGTCGCGCGAGGCGGACCTGATCGTGGTGTGTCCGGCGACCGCCAATATGATGGCCAAGATGGCGGCAGGGATCGCCGACGATCTGGCGACCACGCTGATCCTCGCCACCGACAAGCCCGTGCTGGCCGTGCCCGCGATGAATGTCAGGATGTGGGAACACGCCGCGACGCAGCGCAATGCCGAATGGCTGCGGCAGGCGGGCGTTATGGTCGTCGACCCTGACGAAGGGCCGATGGCCTGCGGCGAATTCGGCCCCGGTCGCCTGCCGGAACCGCCAGCGATCATGCAGGCCATCGCGGCGCAGCTCGGCTGGGAGCTGGAGATGCCGGCTCCCGCAGCGCCCGCAATCGCGTCACCCGGGCGCGGCGGCGAATGGCTGGACGAAAGCGAGGATGAAGCGGAAGCCGAAAGCAGTCCGGTCGCGTCGCGTGGCGGCGGTCTCGGCTCGCTCCTTTCGGCGATCATCCCGCGCAGCACCCCGCGAAAGAGTCACGAGGATCTGGAAAGCGAGCTCGATGCCCTGCCCGATCTGGACGAGGCGATGCCGGACGATCCGTTTGAATTCGCCGCAGCGGATCCGGCGCCCCGCGTAGGCCCGCTGCTGGCGACGAAGGGCAAGGCCGCTGCCGCCCCGCCGACCGATCGCGAGGCGATCAATCACGAGGTCGGCGCGCAGCGGACTCCCCTGCCGGAACCCGAGCCGGACCCACTCGACGGGCAGGCGGAATTCGACACCGACCCGGATCACCGGCCCCTGTTCGGGCGGCACGTGCTCGTCACCGCAGGGCCGACGCACGAGGCGATCGATCCCGTGCGCTACATCGCCAATCGCAGTTCGGGAAAACAGGGTTTCGCCATTGCTGCCATGGCGGCGGCGGCGGGGGCACGAGTCACTCTCGTGGCAGGGCCGGTGCATCTGCCGACTCCGCTCGGCGTCGATCGCGTCGATGTCGAAAGCGCGGACGAGATGGCGGAAGCGGTGCGACAGGCGCTGCCCGCCGATGCCGCCTTCATGGTCGCCGCCGTCGCGGACTGGAAGGCGCGGCTTCCCGCCGGTCAGAAGATCAAGAAGTCCGGTTCCGCGCCGCCTCCGCTCGAACTCGCGGAAAATCCCGATATCCTCGCAGGGCTCGCCCGGTCGGAGCAGCGGCCCGGTCTGCTGATCGGCTTCGCGGCGGAAACGCAGGATGTCCTCGACAACGCGAAGGCCAAGCGCGGGCGCAAGGGGGCGGACTGGATCGTCGCCAACGATGTCGCCGATAGTGGGGAAGGCTCGGTCATGGGCGGGGACCGCAACCGGGTCCATATCCTGACCGATGCGGGCGTGGAGACGCTGGAGGATATGCCCAAGCAGGATGTCGCGCGCGAATTGGTGCGCCGGGCGGCCCGGGCGCTGGAGGATGCGAATGACTGA
- the dut gene encoding dUTP diphosphatase: MTDRIGVAIKRLPHGAGLALPAYATAGAAGMDVVAAEDCTIAPGARHAVATGFALAIPQYYEIQVRPRSGLALKHGITVPNTPGTIDSDYRGELKVILINHGSEDFAIARGDRIAQLVLAPVTQAVWSEVEELDETDRGSGGFGSTGGHARLA; encoded by the coding sequence ATGACTGATCGGATTGGCGTGGCGATCAAGCGCCTACCCCATGGCGCGGGGCTCGCTTTGCCTGCCTATGCGACGGCGGGGGCGGCGGGGATGGACGTGGTCGCGGCGGAGGATTGCACGATCGCGCCGGGTGCGCGCCACGCGGTCGCCACCGGCTTCGCGCTCGCGATCCCGCAATATTACGAGATCCAGGTGCGCCCGCGTTCGGGGCTTGCGCTCAAGCACGGGATCACCGTTCCGAACACGCCGGGGACGATCGATTCCGATTATCGCGGCGAATTGAAGGTGATCCTGATCAATCACGGCAGCGAGGATTTTGCCATCGCAAGGGGCGACCGGATCGCCCAGCTCGTCCTCGCACCCGTCACGCAGGCGGTCTGGAGCGAGGTGGAGGAGCTGGACGAGACCGATCGCGGAAGCGGTGGGTTCGGCTCCACCGGCGGGCACGCCAGATTGGCCTAG
- a CDS encoding winged helix-turn-helix domain-containing protein — protein sequence MSEENSILRFAEYTLDRTDRKVCRDGAPVELGSRYFDALVLLVEARGGLVSKDRFMDEVWRGIPVTDEALTQCIRTLRRALGDDAGNPRFIQTVPKHGYRFLSEVETLSEPAAGGEGRAELPRPAGPGRLAAASTLGGAATGVVGGLFYGIAAASGGASTMLVLAALVALLGTLAGAGIGLGMASALAWRGRVDGALIRGAMLGGMAVGALGGTLGRDGVGLLTSQSIGAVAGLVEGLIMGGAIGAALWLAWKRRRGIAAGAILALTFGAFGGLLVDLAGGRLLGGSLYALQLGLGDTRLHLETLGAVFGESGFGPRTLMAATVTEAAILAAATVCAVMLAFRGRTGPQ from the coding sequence ATGTCCGAGGAAAATTCCATTCTGCGCTTTGCCGAATATACGCTCGACCGTACCGACCGGAAGGTGTGCCGCGATGGCGCGCCGGTGGAGCTGGGCAGCCGCTATTTCGATGCGCTGGTCCTGCTCGTCGAAGCGCGGGGGGGCCTCGTTTCCAAAGATCGCTTCATGGACGAGGTCTGGCGCGGCATCCCTGTAACGGATGAGGCCCTGACCCAATGCATCCGCACTTTGCGCCGGGCGCTGGGCGACGATGCGGGCAATCCGCGTTTCATCCAGACCGTGCCCAAGCACGGCTATCGCTTCCTGTCGGAGGTCGAAACCCTGAGCGAACCGGCCGCCGGTGGCGAAGGGAGGGCCGAGCTTCCACGCCCAGCCGGTCCCGGCCGTCTCGCTGCGGCGAGCACGCTGGGCGGGGCCGCGACCGGCGTGGTCGGTGGCCTGTTCTACGGGATCGCGGCGGCATCGGGCGGAGCGTCGACCATGCTCGTCCTCGCGGCGCTGGTCGCGCTTCTGGGGACGCTGGCGGGCGCGGGCATCGGACTCGGCATGGCAAGCGCGCTCGCCTGGCGCGGGCGGGTCGATGGTGCGCTGATCCGCGGTGCCATGCTCGGCGGCATGGCGGTGGGGGCGCTGGGCGGGACGCTGGGCCGGGACGGTGTCGGCCTCCTGACCTCGCAATCGATCGGAGCCGTGGCAGGCCTTGTCGAAGGGCTGATCATGGGCGGCGCGATCGGCGCGGCGCTGTGGCTGGCGTGGAAACGGCGCCGCGGGATCGCAGCGGGCGCGATCCTGGCGCTTACCTTCGGCGCGTTCGGCGGTCTGCTGGTCGACCTTGCCGGGGGGCGCCTGCTGGGCGGCTCGCTTTACGCCTTGCAGCTGGGCCTTGGCGATACGCGCCTGCATCTCGAAACGCTGGGGGCGGTGTTCGGAGAAAGCGGCTTCGGTCCGCGCACTCTGATGGCCGCGACCGTCACCGAAGCCGCGATTCTGGCCGCTGCGACGGTCTGCGCGGTGATGCTGGCCTTTCGGGGAAGGACAGGTCCGCAATAG
- a CDS encoding DUF4136 domain-containing protein, with translation MTFASQGWGRIARKASVPLLLASLAACATPSFKADVSRFQTQLPAPTGESFYVVADDPALAGGLEFALYADEVEEEMRRLGYAQAASPEAASLLVRFDYGVDNGRERVRSTGFSDPFYDPWYRYSPYRSRLAYRGFYGRPWGYGFYDPWFGGSDIRSYTVYTSGIDLKIDRAATGERLFEGKAEAVSTSDRLQYLVPNLVEAMFTDFPGNSGETVRISIAPEKTAARR, from the coding sequence ATGACCTTCGCATCGCAAGGTTGGGGGCGCATCGCCAGAAAGGCCTCCGTACCTCTACTTCTCGCCAGTCTCGCGGCGTGCGCCACGCCTTCGTTCAAGGCGGACGTGTCGCGTTTCCAGACGCAATTGCCCGCGCCGACGGGCGAAAGCTTCTATGTCGTCGCCGACGATCCCGCTCTGGCGGGCGGCCTCGAATTCGCGCTCTATGCCGACGAGGTCGAGGAAGAGATGCGGCGTCTGGGCTACGCCCAGGCCGCCTCGCCCGAAGCCGCCAGCCTCCTCGTGCGCTTCGATTACGGAGTCGATAATGGGCGCGAGCGGGTTCGCAGCACCGGCTTCAGCGATCCGTTCTACGATCCCTGGTATCGCTACAGCCCCTATCGCTCGCGCCTCGCCTATCGCGGGTTTTACGGGCGGCCCTGGGGCTACGGGTTCTACGATCCGTGGTTCGGCGGCTCCGACATCCGCAGCTACACCGTCTATACCAGCGGCATCGACCTGAAGATCGACCGCGCGGCGACGGGCGAGCGTCTGTTCGAAGGCAAGGCCGAAGCGGTCTCGACCTCGGACCGGCTGCAATATCTGGTGCCGAACCTGGTGGAAGCGATGTTCACCGATTTCCCCGGCAATTCGGGCGAGACGGTGCGCATTTCGATCGCACCGGAAAAGACCGCCGCGCGCCGGTAA
- the trpS gene encoding tryptophan--tRNA ligase has translation MRVVSGIQPTGNLHLGNYLGAIRNWVRMQDELPEGSEALYFLADLHAISMPHDPAQLRQGTLEMAAALVACGIDPERSILFNQAQVPQHAELQWLLNGTARMGWLNRMTQWKDKAGKNREGASVALFAYPVLQAADVLLYQASHVPVGEDQKQHLELARDIAQKFNHDFASDDAPVFTLPDPIVPPDAARIMSLRDGTKKMSKSDPSDMSRINLADDADEVMKKVKKAKTDPEPLPSERAGLEDRAEALNLVTIYAALTDTSVDAVLAEHGGQGFGHFKPLLGEALVETLKPISARFTHLLDDREALDAILARGAAQARDRAVPTLDSAYRALGLVRG, from the coding sequence ATGCGCGTCGTTTCCGGCATCCAGCCCACCGGCAATCTCCACCTCGGAAATTATCTCGGGGCGATCCGCAATTGGGTGCGGATGCAGGATGAGTTGCCGGAAGGGAGCGAGGCCCTCTATTTTCTCGCCGATCTGCACGCGATTTCCATGCCACACGATCCGGCCCAACTGCGGCAGGGCACGCTGGAAATGGCCGCCGCTCTCGTCGCCTGCGGGATCGATCCCGAACGCTCGATCCTGTTCAACCAGGCGCAGGTGCCCCAGCACGCGGAGCTGCAATGGCTCTTGAACGGCACGGCGCGGATGGGTTGGCTGAACCGCATGACCCAGTGGAAGGACAAGGCGGGCAAGAACCGCGAGGGCGCGAGCGTGGCGCTGTTCGCCTATCCCGTGCTCCAGGCCGCCGACGTGCTGCTCTATCAGGCGAGCCACGTTCCCGTGGGCGAGGACCAGAAGCAGCATCTCGAACTCGCGCGCGACATCGCGCAGAAGTTCAATCACGATTTCGCATCTGACGATGCGCCCGTCTTCACTCTCCCCGATCCGATTGTGCCGCCCGATGCCGCGCGCATCATGAGCCTGCGCGACGGGACGAAGAAGATGTCGAAATCCGATCCCAGCGACATGAGCCGCATCAACCTCGCCGACGATGCCGACGAGGTGATGAAGAAGGTCAAGAAGGCCAAGACCGATCCCGAGCCGCTCCCGTCCGAACGTGCGGGGCTGGAGGACCGGGCCGAAGCGCTCAATCTCGTGACGATCTACGCCGCGCTGACCGATACGAGCGTAGATGCCGTTCTCGCCGAACACGGCGGACAAGGATTCGGCCATTTCAAGCCGCTGCTGGGCGAAGCGCTGGTGGAGACGCTCAAACCCATCTCGGCGCGGTTCACCCACCTGCTCGACGATCGCGAGGCGCTCGACGCCATTCTCGCGCGCGGCGCGGCACAGGCGCGCGATCGGGCGGTGCCGACGCTCGATTCGGCCTATCGCGCACTCGGGCTGGTGCGCGGCTGA
- the murJ gene encoding murein biosynthesis integral membrane protein MurJ, producing MKLAKALGSIGSLTLVSRVLALVRDALQARYVGAGFASDAFLVAFRLPNMFRALFAEGAFSAAFIPMFNRQVAEGGGKPAGVDFAERALAVLLPVLILVTIILMIAAWPLTYALSGGFNDPTPEQFSYAVMLSRITLPYLLMISLVSLLGGILNSLERYWVNAAAPILLNIAMVAGLVLFHGEDPYETATVQALSVTAGGALQLLFLIWGCRRAGIKLKLRLPRIDKDIKRLMHLILPAAAGAGATQINLLISTALAGALLAPGAISFIYYADRLNQLPLGLIGIGLGTILLPTLSRLLSNDRVDEALDMQNRGIELALFLTLPATAAFLTISEPIVRGLFEYGAFSAEDTRATALVLAAFSLGLPAYILIKVLTPGYYARSDTRTPVRFALVAIAVNIVGNVALIPTIGYLGPPVATAVSAAINAALLFWTLRKRGQFKADARLLRRLPRLALAAAIMGGALALALPLIRPFMAGDMVQRGVTLAVLVAAGGAVYIAASFLTGAFRLSDLKALRRRAPQPTPSEPEQ from the coding sequence ATGAAACTGGCCAAGGCGCTCGGCTCGATCGGGTCGCTGACGCTTGTCAGCCGGGTGCTGGCCTTGGTGCGCGATGCTTTGCAGGCGCGCTATGTCGGCGCAGGCTTCGCGTCCGACGCCTTCCTCGTCGCCTTCCGCCTGCCGAATATGTTCCGCGCCCTGTTCGCGGAAGGGGCGTTCTCCGCCGCCTTCATCCCGATGTTCAATCGCCAGGTCGCCGAAGGCGGGGGAAAGCCCGCAGGGGTCGATTTCGCGGAACGGGCGCTGGCGGTGCTGCTGCCGGTGCTGATCCTCGTCACCATAATACTGATGATCGCGGCCTGGCCGCTGACCTATGCGCTGTCGGGCGGGTTCAACGATCCGACGCCGGAGCAGTTTTCCTACGCGGTGATGCTGTCGCGGATCACCCTGCCCTATCTGTTGATGATCTCGCTGGTCTCGCTGCTGGGCGGGATTTTGAACTCGCTCGAAAGATATTGGGTCAACGCCGCCGCGCCGATCCTGCTCAACATCGCGATGGTCGCCGGACTGGTCCTGTTCCACGGCGAGGACCCTTACGAGACCGCGACCGTGCAGGCTTTATCGGTGACGGCAGGGGGCGCCTTGCAGCTTCTATTCCTGATCTGGGGCTGCCGCCGCGCGGGCATCAAATTGAAACTGCGCCTGCCCCGGATCGACAAGGACATCAAACGCCTCATGCACCTCATCCTGCCCGCGGCGGCGGGCGCCGGGGCGACGCAGATCAACCTTCTCATCTCGACCGCGCTGGCGGGCGCGCTGCTGGCACCAGGCGCGATCAGCTTTATCTATTATGCGGACCGGCTGAACCAGCTTCCGCTCGGCCTGATCGGGATCGGCCTCGGCACGATCCTGCTGCCCACGCTTTCCCGCCTGCTGAGCAACGATCGGGTGGACGAAGCGTTGGACATGCAGAACCGCGGCATAGAACTGGCGCTGTTCCTGACGCTGCCCGCCACCGCCGCTTTCCTGACGATTTCCGAACCGATCGTGCGCGGATTGTTCGAATATGGCGCCTTCAGTGCCGAGGATACGCGGGCGACCGCACTGGTGCTGGCCGCCTTCTCACTGGGCCTGCCTGCCTATATCCTGATCAAGGTGCTGACGCCGGGCTATTACGCGCGATCCGACACGCGCACGCCGGTGCGTTTCGCGCTCGTCGCGATCGCGGTGAATATCGTGGGCAATGTCGCGCTGATCCCGACGATCGGATATCTCGGCCCGCCGGTCGCAACCGCCGTCTCCGCCGCGATCAACGCCGCGCTGCTGTTCTGGACCTTGCGCAAGCGCGGCCAGTTCAAGGCCGATGCGCGGCTGTTGCGCAGGCTTCCCCGTTTGGCGCTGGCCGCCGCGATCATGGGCGGGGCGCTGGCCCTCGCCCTGCCGCTGATCCGCCCCTTCATGGCGGGCGACATGGTCCAGCGCGGCGTGACCCTGGCCGTCCTCGTCGCGGCGGGCGGCGCGGTCTATATCGCCGCGAGTTTCCTCACCGGCGCTTTCCGGCTAAGCGACCTCAAGGCGCTGCGCCGCCGCGCCCCTCAACCCACCCCTTCAGAACCCGAGCAATAG
- the secB gene encoding protein-export chaperone SecB: MADEGDILTDLNMDPNAKPNGADNRPAAGIVTQYIKDLSVENPNAPDCFQWNEQPQIDLQVNIGANTVNQELSEVELKVNVTAKGEKGDFYLIELSYCGLVGMRNLPDEQAHAFLFAEAPRILFPFVRRVIADASRDAGFPPLMMDPMDFGALYQQQLAARAQQQGQSGDAMPTGEN; this comes from the coding sequence ATGGCCGACGAAGGCGACATCCTTACCGATCTGAACATGGACCCGAACGCCAAGCCGAACGGAGCCGACAATCGCCCGGCGGCCGGCATCGTGACGCAATATATCAAGGATCTCTCGGTCGAGAACCCGAACGCGCCCGATTGCTTCCAGTGGAACGAGCAGCCGCAGATCGACCTTCAGGTCAATATCGGCGCCAACACGGTCAATCAGGAACTGTCCGAGGTCGAGCTGAAGGTGAACGTCACCGCCAAGGGCGAGAAGGGCGATTTCTACCTGATCGAGCTGTCCTATTGCGGCCTTGTCGGGATGCGCAACCTGCCCGACGAGCAGGCGCACGCCTTCCTCTTCGCCGAAGCGCCGCGCATCCTGTTCCCCTTCGTGCGCCGCGTGATCGCGGATGCCAGCCGCGATGCGGGCTTCCCGCCGCTGATGATGGACCCGATGGATTTCGGCGCCCTCTACCAGCAGCAGCTCGCCGCGCGCGCCCAGCAGCAAGGCCAGTCGGGCGATGCCATGCCCACCGGCGAGAACTGA
- a CDS encoding Tim44/TimA family putative adaptor protein, with the protein MILEIVILAAIAAFLGLRLYSVLGRRAEHEEEHAPQRFERPDAMPPRGDDRARRVQPDVTLRQADLPAGTESGVRAIAAADPRFDVLGFLEGAKGAYAMVLEAFWEGDKETLRELCDDDVYESFAGAIDARTEAGETVENRLIRIEDATIKSAEMDGRVARIAVLFVSDIAAITRDRDGKAIAGSLDDAVESRDIWTFMRNVDATDPNWVLDETDQG; encoded by the coding sequence GTGATTCTGGAAATCGTCATCCTCGCCGCCATCGCCGCCTTTCTCGGGCTGCGCCTCTATTCGGTGCTGGGCCGCCGGGCCGAGCATGAGGAGGAGCACGCACCCCAGCGGTTCGAGCGGCCCGACGCGATGCCGCCGCGCGGCGATGATCGCGCGCGCCGCGTCCAGCCGGACGTGACCTTGCGCCAGGCCGATCTGCCCGCAGGGACCGAAAGCGGCGTGCGCGCGATCGCCGCGGCGGACCCGCGCTTCGACGTGCTCGGTTTCCTCGAAGGGGCGAAGGGCGCCTATGCGATGGTGCTCGAAGCGTTCTGGGAAGGCGACAAGGAGACGCTGCGCGAATTGTGCGACGATGATGTCTATGAAAGCTTCGCAGGCGCGATCGACGCGCGCACCGAAGCTGGCGAAACGGTCGAGAACCGCCTGATCCGTATCGAGGATGCGACGATCAAGTCTGCCGAAATGGATGGCCGCGTGGCGCGTATCGCCGTGCTGTTCGTGTCCGACATCGCGGCGATCACGCGCGACAGGGACGGAAAAGCCATCGCGGGTTCGCTGGACGACGCGGTCGAGAGCCGCGATATCTGGACCTTCATGCGCAATGTCGACGCGACGGACCCGAACTGGGTCCTCGACGAGACCGACCAGGGCTGA
- a CDS encoding murein transglycosylase A codes for MGFRKPGLAALFLSASLALAGCQTVPKAEAPRTATPLPPIVPKVESAAFSGLSAGPNIGSLGIQSGDAGTALASFSESCPKLVSRNDLSGLTNREDWRPACDAARTWPASDALRFFTTYFESVRIGDGKAFATGYFEPEILGSRTRRPGYDVPVYRLPPDLVRDWPADMAMSERTGRAPLGRKDASGNHVPYYERAEIERGALAGRNLEIAWAADPIEFFFLQIQGSGLLRLPDGSLMRIGYAGQNGREYVGIGSVMRERGLLGDGPGQYAGSMQGIVQYLRDYPEAGADLMRLNKSWIFFRELTTDGPLGALEVPVRRGSSVAADPAYVPLGAPVWLDLDRDVADGLWIAQDTGGAIKGANRFDTFWGNGPQAREIAGGMSGRGQALVLLPKGTLARRQQAR; via the coding sequence ATGGGTTTTCGCAAACCGGGCCTTGCCGCCCTGTTCCTCTCCGCCAGCCTCGCGCTCGCCGGATGCCAGACAGTGCCGAAGGCCGAGGCGCCGCGCACCGCGACTCCGCTGCCTCCGATCGTCCCCAAGGTCGAAAGCGCGGCCTTTTCCGGGCTTTCCGCCGGGCCGAATATCGGATCGCTCGGCATTCAGTCGGGCGATGCGGGCACCGCGCTTGCCAGTTTTTCCGAATCCTGCCCCAAGCTGGTTTCGCGCAACGACCTGAGCGGGCTGACCAATCGCGAGGACTGGCGCCCCGCCTGCGATGCGGCGCGCACCTGGCCCGCCAGCGACGCGCTGCGGTTCTTCACCACCTATTTCGAAAGCGTGCGGATCGGCGACGGGAAAGCCTTCGCCACCGGCTATTTCGAGCCGGAGATCCTCGGGAGCCGTACGCGCCGCCCCGGCTATGACGTGCCGGTCTATCGTCTGCCGCCCGACCTCGTGCGTGACTGGCCCGCAGATATGGCGATGAGCGAACGCACCGGACGCGCGCCTTTGGGGCGCAAGGATGCGAGCGGCAACCACGTCCCCTATTACGAACGCGCCGAGATCGAGCGGGGCGCGTTGGCGGGCCGCAATCTCGAAATCGCCTGGGCCGCCGACCCGATCGAGTTCTTCTTCCTGCAGATCCAGGGTTCCGGCCTCCTTCGCCTGCCCGACGGATCGCTGATGCGGATCGGCTATGCAGGCCAGAATGGGCGCGAATATGTCGGCATCGGATCGGTCATGCGCGAGCGCGGGCTGCTGGGGGATGGGCCGGGCCAATATGCCGGATCGATGCAGGGCATCGTCCAGTATCTGCGCGATTACCCGGAAGCGGGCGCGGATCTGATGCGGCTCAACAAGAGCTGGATCTTCTTCCGCGAATTGACGACCGACGGGCCGCTGGGCGCGCTCGAGGTTCCGGTCAGGCGCGGATCCTCGGTCGCGGCGGACCCCGCCTATGTCCCGCTGGGCGCGCCCGTCTGGCTCGATCTCGACCGCGACGTGGCGGACGGGTTGTGGATCGCGCAGGACACGGGCGGCGCAATCAAGGGTGCCAATCGCTTCGACACCTTCTGGGGCAATGGCCCGCAGGCGCGCGAGATCGCGGGCGGGATGAGCGGGCGCGGACAGGCGCTGGTACTGCTGCCCAAGGGAACGCTCGCGCGCCGCCAGCAGGCGCGATGA
- a CDS encoding Smr/MutS family protein: protein MSHPRGLSAEEAAAWEKVAATVKPLDPQPIAAPTKRLHAVSSQPETNAAPPKATAAPKRKLQQRADPVANTPPTQTRQTGLDSHWERRLKGGTLAPDFTLDLHGHGLDAAYSRLMSGVAQARAMEARTILLVTGRPRPVAAADRGSSRGAIRAKVLDWLAASSHHSAIAAVRSAHRRHGGEGALYIILKRR, encoded by the coding sequence ATGAGCCATCCGCGCGGCCTCAGTGCGGAGGAGGCAGCTGCGTGGGAGAAGGTCGCCGCGACGGTCAAGCCGCTCGATCCGCAGCCCATAGCGGCGCCGACGAAGCGACTCCACGCTGTCTCGTCTCAACCCGAAACCAACGCCGCGCCGCCCAAAGCCACCGCCGCGCCGAAGCGGAAATTACAGCAACGCGCCGATCCTGTAGCGAACACCCCTCCGACGCAGACCCGCCAGACGGGGCTGGATTCGCATTGGGAGCGACGCCTCAAGGGCGGCACGCTGGCGCCCGATTTCACGCTCGACCTGCACGGCCACGGCCTCGATGCGGCCTATTCGCGTTTGATGAGCGGGGTTGCCCAGGCGCGGGCGATGGAGGCGCGCACGATCCTGCTGGTGACGGGCAGGCCGCGCCCGGTGGCTGCCGCCGATCGCGGATCGAGCAGGGGGGCGATCCGTGCCAAGGTGCTGGATTGGCTGGCGGCATCGAGCCACCATTCCGCGATCGCCGCCGTCCGCTCCGCCCATCGCAGGCATGGCGGCGAAGGCGCGCTTTATATCATATTGAAAAGGCGATAG